One genomic window of Punica granatum isolate Tunisia-2019 chromosome 1, ASM765513v2, whole genome shotgun sequence includes the following:
- the LOC116192580 gene encoding uncharacterized protein LOC116192580 — MSILLNPFQLLELNIISAQDLAPVTRSMRTYAVAWVHPDRKLSTRVDASGHTNPSWNDKFVFRVDDEFLESDTSAIMIEIYAVHWFKDVQVGTVRVLIDNVVPILPTGRPFWHQRYVGMEFVALQVRRPSGRPQGMLNIGVAVLDSSMRSMPLYSQLSSSAIGFKDLLDKPDPQHHRTNQNPTSKQQQKKKKQEATRKAELRRTKSDSSSMVSSNNSKTMKRKVSFHDKVSSVVNGSEVGLRSEVKKNGTSSKACSTVSSLKPGSQVGLRAKRLDDAVGGLTFRRKGKDGPKPITKKQGSSVREAPRRKLPKDVCMTDSELGPSPSEVAAEMAAKEKNKPDDVESSVLGGAAWSVADSVEGLQSKLERWRAELPPTQDACSEVPSSIAPSVNKDGRGGRRHRRRRRNSRRDGGDREGEGLFSCFSNICGCECSITCGNPLKKRSGKRGRRRSRSPAGSSTYV, encoded by the coding sequence ATGTCGATCCTTCTGAATCCGTTCCAGCTCCTTGAGCTCAATATCATCTCCGCCCAGGACCTCGCTCCCGTCACGCGCTCCATGCGCACGTACGCGGTTGCGTGGGTCCACCCGGACCGCAAGCTCTCCACCAGGGTCGACGCCAGTGGCCACACCAACCCTTCGTGGAACGACAAGTTTGTGTTCCGTGTCGACGATGAGTTCCTCGAGTCTGACACGTCAGCCATCATGATCGAGATCTATGCTGTCCATTGGTTCAAGGACGTGCAGGTCGGCACCGTTCGAGTCCTGATCGATAATGTGGTCCCCATCCTGCCAACCGGCCGGCCCTTCTGGCACCAGCGCTATGTCGGGATGGAATTTGTGGCATTACAAGTACGCCGACCCTCCGGACGGCCGCAGGGGATGTTGAACATTGGTGTTGCGGTTCTCGATAGCTCCATGAGGAGCATGCCTCTTTACTCGCAGCTTAGTTCCTCCGCGATAGGTTTCAAGGACTTGTTGGATAAACCGGACCCCCAACATCATAGGACTAACCAAAACCCTACTTCTAAACAAcaacagaaaaaaaagaaacaggaGGCAACCCGAAAGGCCGAACTTCGACGCACGAAGAGTGATTCGAGTTCCATGGTCAGTTCCAACAACTCAAAGACAATGAAAAGAAAGGTTTCCTTTCACGACAAGGTAAGCTCCGTTGTGAACGGATCAGAGGTTGGCTTGCGGAGCGAGGTAAAGAAGAATGGCACGAGCTCGAAGGCCTGTTCCACAGTAAGCAGTCTGAAGCCTGGATCCCAAGTTGGGCTCCGAGCAAAGAGATTGGATGATGCAGTAGGAGGATTAACATTTCGAAGGAAGGGCAAAGATGGGCCAAAGCCGATCACGAAGAAGCAAGGATCATCGGTTCGTGAGGCGCCTCGAAGGAAACTACCGAAAGATGTATGCATGACAGATTCCGAACTGGGACCGTCTCCATCGGAGGTGGCAGCGGAGATGGCGGCGAAGGAGAAGAACAAGCCAGATGACGTGGAGAGCTCGGTCTTAGGTGGGGCTGCGTGGAGCGTGGCGGACAGCGTCGAGGGCTTACAGTCCAAGCTGGAAAGGTGGCGGGCGGAGCTTCCACCCACACAAGACGCCTGCAGTGAGGTCCCGAGCAGCATTGCACCGAGCGTCAACAAGGATGGTCGCGGGGGGCGCCGTCACAGACGACGGAGGCGCAACAGCCGCCGCGACGGCGGCGACAGAGAAGGGGAAGGGCTGTTCTCATGCTTCAGCAACATATGCGGATGCGAATGCTCAATCACTTGCGGAAACCCACTGAAGAAACGTTCCGGGAAACGCGGCCGCAGGAGAAGCCGATCACCGGCCGGGAGCAGCACTTACGTGTAG